From a region of the Rhinolophus sinicus isolate RSC01 linkage group LG04, ASM3656204v1, whole genome shotgun sequence genome:
- the TPM2 gene encoding tropomyosin beta chain isoform X2, whose protein sequence is MDAIKKKMQMLKLDKENAIDRAEQAEADKKQAEDRCKQLEEEQQALQKKLKGTEDEVEKYSESVKDAQEKLELAEKKATDAEADVASLNRRIQLVEEELDRAQERLATALQKLEEAEKAADESERGMKVIENRAMKDEEKMELQEMQLKEAKHIAEDSDRKYEEVARKLVILEGELERSEERAEVAESKCGDLEEELKIVTNNLKSLEAQADKYSTKEDKYEEEIKLLEEKLKEAETRAEFAERSVAKLEKTIDDLEETLASAKEENVEIHQTLDQTLLELNNL, encoded by the exons ATGGACGCCATCAAGAAGAAGATGCAGATGCTAAAACTGGACAAGGAGAATGCCATCGACCGCGCTGAGCAGGCCGAGGCCGACAAGAAGCAAGCTGAGGACCGTTGCAAGCAG TTGGAGGAAGAACAGCAGGCCCTCCAGAAGAAGCTGAAGGGGACGGAGGATGAGGTGGAAAAGTATTCTGAGTCAGTGAAGGACGCCCAGGAGAAACTGGAGCTGGCCGAGAAGAAGGCCACTGAT GCTGAGGCAGATGTGGCCTCCCTGAACCGCCGCATTCAGCTGGTAGAGGAGGAGCTGGACCGGGCGCAGGAGCGCCTGGCTACAGCCCTGCAAAAGCTGGAGGAGGCTGAGAAAGCAGCTGATGAGAgtgagag AGGAATGAAGGTCATTGAAAACCGAGCCatgaaagatgaggaaaagatGGAGCTTCAGGAGATGCAGCTGAAGGAGGCCAAGCACATCGCTGAGGATTCAGACCGCAAATATGAGGAG GTGGCCAGGAAGCTGGTGATCCTGGAAGGAGAGCTGGAACGCTCAGAAGAGAGAGCTGAAGTGGCTGAGAG TAAATGTGGGGACCTAGAGGAGGAGCTGAAAATTGTTACCAACAACTTGAAATCCCTGGAAGCCCAAGCAGACAAG TATTCCACCAAAGAAGATAAATATGAAGAGGAGATCAAACTGCTGGAGGAGAAGCTAAAGGAG GCTGAGACCCGAGCAGAGTTTGCCGAAAGGTCTGTGGCAAAATTGGAGAAAACCATTGATGACCTGGAAG AGACCTTGGCCAGTGCCAAGGAAGAGAACGTGGAGATTCACCAGACGCTCGACCAGACTCTGCTGGAACTCAACAACCTGTGA
- the CA9 gene encoding carbonic anhydrase 9 isoform X2: MALLCPSPWLPLLIPTPASGPTVQLLLLLLLLVPTQPQSLPRMQRTPSMGGDSSGEDDPLGKEDLSSEEDPPGEEDPPGMKTESGEEDSLKLEDLPTGETPRDTQVPQNNHRNNKGDDHSHWRYGGGPPWPQMSPACAGRFQSPVDIRPEHAVFFPALRPPQLLGFELSSLPKLHLRNNGHTVQLTLPPGMEMGLGPGREYRALQLHLHWGAAGRPGSEHTVGGQHFPAEIHVVHLSTAFAKVDDALGRPGGLAVLAAFLQEGPEENSAYEQLLSHLEEIAVEDSEIWVPGLDVSALLPSDLSHYFRYEGSLTTPPCAQGVIWTVFNQTLHTLYSSLWGPEDSRLQLNFRAMQPLNGRIIEASFPIGVEQTVKPVHLNSCLAAGDILALIFGILFAVTSIAFFVQMRRQQRHPTGTNGSVSYHPAEVTETVA; the protein is encoded by the exons TCCCAGGATGCAGAGGACTCCCTCCATGGGAGGAGATTCGTCTGGGGAAGATGATCCACTGGGCAAGGAGGACCTGTCCAGTGAAGAGGATCCACCTGGAGAGGAGGACCCACCTGGAATGAAGACAGAATCAGGAGAAGAAGACTCTCTGAAATTAGAGGATCTACCTACTGGTGAGACTCCCAGGGACACTCAAGTGCCCCAGAATAATCACAGGAACAACAAAG GGGATGACCACAGTCATTGGCGCTATGGAG GCGGCCCACCCTGGCCCCAGATGTCCCCAGCCTGCGCTGGTCGCTTCCAGTCCCCGGTAGATATCCGCCCGGAGCACGCCGTATTTTTCCCCGCCCTGCGACCCCCGCAACTCCTTGGCTTTGAGCTCTCGTCACTCCCCAAACTGCACCTGCGCAACAACGGCCACACGG TGCAGCTGACTCTGCCTCCCGGAATGGAGATGGGCCTGGGTCCCGGGCGGGAGTACCGGGCGCTGCAGCTGCATCTGCACTGGGGGGCTGCTGGTCGCCCGGGTTCGGAGCACACGGTTGGCGGCCAACATTTCCCCGCCGAG ATCCACGTGGTTCACCTTAGCACTGCATTTGCCAAAGTTGACGACGCCTTGGGGCGCCCAGGGGGCCTGGCCGTGTTGGCTGCCTTTCTGCAG GAAGGTCCAGAAGAAAACAGCGCCTATGAGCAGTTGCTGTCGCATTTGGAAGAGATCGCTGTGGAAG ACTCAGAGATTTGGGTGCCAGGACTGGATGTATCTGCACTGCTGCCCTCCGACCTCAGCCACTACTTCCGATATGAGGGCTCTCTGACCACACCCCCCTGTGCCCAGGGGGTCATCTGGACTGTGTTCAACCAGACA CTCCACACCCTCTATAGCTCACTGTGGGGACCTGAGGACTCTCGGCTACAGCTGAACTTTCGAGCCATGCAGCCTTTGAATGGGCGAATCATTGAAGCCTCCTTCCCTATTGGAGTGGAGCAGACTGTTAAGCCAG tcCACCTGAATTCCTGCCTTGCTGCTG GTGACATTCTGGCCCTGATTTTTGGAATCCTCTTTGCGGTCACCAGCATCGCCTTCTTTGTGCAAATGAGAAGGCAGCAAAG ACACCCAACTGGGACCAATGGCAGTGTTAGCTACCACCCAGCAGAAGTCACCGAAACTGTTGCCTAG
- the TPM2 gene encoding tropomyosin beta chain isoform X3, which produces MDAIKKKMQMLKLDKENAIDRAEQAEADKKQAEDRCKQLEEEQQALQKKLKGTEDEVEKYSESVKDAQEKLELAEKKATDAEADVASLNRRIQLVEEELDRAQERLATALQKLEEAEKAADESERGMKVIENRAMKDEEKMELQEMQLKEAKHIAEDSDRKYEEVARKLVILEGELERSEERAEVAESRARQLEEELRTMDQALKSLIASEEEYSTKEDKYEEEIKLLEEKLKEAETRAEFAERSVAKLEKTIDDLEDEVYAQKMKYKAISEELDNALNDITSL; this is translated from the exons ATGGACGCCATCAAGAAGAAGATGCAGATGCTAAAACTGGACAAGGAGAATGCCATCGACCGCGCTGAGCAGGCCGAGGCCGACAAGAAGCAAGCTGAGGACCGTTGCAAGCAG TTGGAGGAAGAACAGCAGGCCCTCCAGAAGAAGCTGAAGGGGACGGAGGATGAGGTGGAAAAGTATTCTGAGTCAGTGAAGGACGCCCAGGAGAAACTGGAGCTGGCCGAGAAGAAGGCCACTGAT GCTGAGGCAGATGTGGCCTCCCTGAACCGCCGCATTCAGCTGGTAGAGGAGGAGCTGGACCGGGCGCAGGAGCGCCTGGCTACAGCCCTGCAAAAGCTGGAGGAGGCTGAGAAAGCAGCTGATGAGAgtgagag AGGAATGAAGGTCATTGAAAACCGAGCCatgaaagatgaggaaaagatGGAGCTTCAGGAGATGCAGCTGAAGGAGGCCAAGCACATCGCTGAGGATTCAGACCGCAAATATGAGGAG GTGGCCAGGAAGCTGGTGATCCTGGAAGGAGAGCTGGAACGCTCAGAAGAGAGAGCTGAAGTGGCTGAGAG CCGAGCCAGGCAGCTGGAGGAGGAACTTCGAACCATGGACCAGGCCCTCAAGTCCCTGATAGCCTCAGAGGAGGAG TATTCCACCAAAGAAGATAAATATGAAGAGGAGATCAAACTGCTGGAGGAGAAGCTAAAGGAG GCTGAGACCCGAGCAGAGTTTGCCGAAAGGTCTGTGGCAAAATTGGAGAAAACCATTGATGACCTGGAAG atgAAGTCTATGCACAGAAGATGAAGTACAAGGCCATCAGCGAGGAGCTGGACAACGCACTCAATGACATcacctctctctga
- the TPM2 gene encoding tropomyosin beta chain isoform X4, translating to MDAIKKKMQMLKLDKENAIDRAEQAEADKKQAEDRCKQLEEEQQALQKKLKGTEDEVEKYSESVKDAQEKLELAEKKATDAEADVASLNRRIQLVEEELDRAQERLATALQKLEEAEKAADESERGMKVIENRAMKDEEKMELQEMQLKEAKHIAEDSDRKYEEVARKLVILEGELERSEERAEVAESRARQLEEELRTMDQALKSLIASEEEYSTKEDKYEEEIKLLEEKLKEAETRAEFAERSVAKLEKTIDDLEETLASAKEENVEIHQTLDQTLLELNNL from the exons ATGGACGCCATCAAGAAGAAGATGCAGATGCTAAAACTGGACAAGGAGAATGCCATCGACCGCGCTGAGCAGGCCGAGGCCGACAAGAAGCAAGCTGAGGACCGTTGCAAGCAG TTGGAGGAAGAACAGCAGGCCCTCCAGAAGAAGCTGAAGGGGACGGAGGATGAGGTGGAAAAGTATTCTGAGTCAGTGAAGGACGCCCAGGAGAAACTGGAGCTGGCCGAGAAGAAGGCCACTGAT GCTGAGGCAGATGTGGCCTCCCTGAACCGCCGCATTCAGCTGGTAGAGGAGGAGCTGGACCGGGCGCAGGAGCGCCTGGCTACAGCCCTGCAAAAGCTGGAGGAGGCTGAGAAAGCAGCTGATGAGAgtgagag AGGAATGAAGGTCATTGAAAACCGAGCCatgaaagatgaggaaaagatGGAGCTTCAGGAGATGCAGCTGAAGGAGGCCAAGCACATCGCTGAGGATTCAGACCGCAAATATGAGGAG GTGGCCAGGAAGCTGGTGATCCTGGAAGGAGAGCTGGAACGCTCAGAAGAGAGAGCTGAAGTGGCTGAGAG CCGAGCCAGGCAGCTGGAGGAGGAACTTCGAACCATGGACCAGGCCCTCAAGTCCCTGATAGCCTCAGAGGAGGAG TATTCCACCAAAGAAGATAAATATGAAGAGGAGATCAAACTGCTGGAGGAGAAGCTAAAGGAG GCTGAGACCCGAGCAGAGTTTGCCGAAAGGTCTGTGGCAAAATTGGAGAAAACCATTGATGACCTGGAAG AGACCTTGGCCAGTGCCAAGGAAGAGAACGTGGAGATTCACCAGACGCTCGACCAGACTCTGCTGGAACTCAACAACCTGTGA
- the CA9 gene encoding carbonic anhydrase 9 isoform X3, with the protein MALLCPSPWLPLLIPTPASGPTVQLLLLLLLLVPTQPQSLPRMQRTPSMGGDSSGEDDPLGKEDLSSEEDPPGEEDPPGMKTESGEEDSLKLEDLPTGETPRDTQVPQNNHRNNKGDDHSHWRYGGGPPWPQMSPACAGRFQSPVDIRPEHAVFFPALRPPQLLGFELSSLPKLHLRNNGHTVQLTLPPGMEMGLGPGREYRALQLHLHWGAAGRPGSEHTVGGQHFPAEEGPEENSAYEQLLSHLEEIAVEDSEIWVPGLDVSALLPSDLSHYFRYEGSLTTPPCAQGVIWTVFNQTVRLSAKQLHTLYSSLWGPEDSRLQLNFRAMQPLNGRIIEASFPIGVEQTVKPVHLNSCLAAGDILALIFGILFAVTSIAFFVQMRRQQRHPTGTNGSVSYHPAEVTETVA; encoded by the exons TCCCAGGATGCAGAGGACTCCCTCCATGGGAGGAGATTCGTCTGGGGAAGATGATCCACTGGGCAAGGAGGACCTGTCCAGTGAAGAGGATCCACCTGGAGAGGAGGACCCACCTGGAATGAAGACAGAATCAGGAGAAGAAGACTCTCTGAAATTAGAGGATCTACCTACTGGTGAGACTCCCAGGGACACTCAAGTGCCCCAGAATAATCACAGGAACAACAAAG GGGATGACCACAGTCATTGGCGCTATGGAG GCGGCCCACCCTGGCCCCAGATGTCCCCAGCCTGCGCTGGTCGCTTCCAGTCCCCGGTAGATATCCGCCCGGAGCACGCCGTATTTTTCCCCGCCCTGCGACCCCCGCAACTCCTTGGCTTTGAGCTCTCGTCACTCCCCAAACTGCACCTGCGCAACAACGGCCACACGG TGCAGCTGACTCTGCCTCCCGGAATGGAGATGGGCCTGGGTCCCGGGCGGGAGTACCGGGCGCTGCAGCTGCATCTGCACTGGGGGGCTGCTGGTCGCCCGGGTTCGGAGCACACGGTTGGCGGCCAACATTTCCCCGCCGAG GAAGGTCCAGAAGAAAACAGCGCCTATGAGCAGTTGCTGTCGCATTTGGAAGAGATCGCTGTGGAAG ACTCAGAGATTTGGGTGCCAGGACTGGATGTATCTGCACTGCTGCCCTCCGACCTCAGCCACTACTTCCGATATGAGGGCTCTCTGACCACACCCCCCTGTGCCCAGGGGGTCATCTGGACTGTGTTCAACCAGACAGTGAGGCTGAGTGCTAAGCAG CTCCACACCCTCTATAGCTCACTGTGGGGACCTGAGGACTCTCGGCTACAGCTGAACTTTCGAGCCATGCAGCCTTTGAATGGGCGAATCATTGAAGCCTCCTTCCCTATTGGAGTGGAGCAGACTGTTAAGCCAG tcCACCTGAATTCCTGCCTTGCTGCTG GTGACATTCTGGCCCTGATTTTTGGAATCCTCTTTGCGGTCACCAGCATCGCCTTCTTTGTGCAAATGAGAAGGCAGCAAAG ACACCCAACTGGGACCAATGGCAGTGTTAGCTACCACCCAGCAGAAGTCACCGAAACTGTTGCCTAG
- the TPM2 gene encoding tropomyosin beta chain isoform X1, whose product MDAIKKKMQMLKLDKENAIDRAEQAEADKKQAEDRCKQLEEEQQALQKKLKGTEDEVEKYSESVKDAQEKLELAEKKATDAEADVASLNRRIQLVEEELDRAQERLATALQKLEEAEKAADESERGMKVIENRAMKDEEKMELQEMQLKEAKHIAEDSDRKYEEVARKLVILEGELERSEERAEVAESKCGDLEEELKIVTNNLKSLEAQADKYSTKEDKYEEEIKLLEEKLKEAETRAEFAERSVAKLEKTIDDLEDEVYAQKMKYKAISEELDNALNDITSL is encoded by the exons ATGGACGCCATCAAGAAGAAGATGCAGATGCTAAAACTGGACAAGGAGAATGCCATCGACCGCGCTGAGCAGGCCGAGGCCGACAAGAAGCAAGCTGAGGACCGTTGCAAGCAG TTGGAGGAAGAACAGCAGGCCCTCCAGAAGAAGCTGAAGGGGACGGAGGATGAGGTGGAAAAGTATTCTGAGTCAGTGAAGGACGCCCAGGAGAAACTGGAGCTGGCCGAGAAGAAGGCCACTGAT GCTGAGGCAGATGTGGCCTCCCTGAACCGCCGCATTCAGCTGGTAGAGGAGGAGCTGGACCGGGCGCAGGAGCGCCTGGCTACAGCCCTGCAAAAGCTGGAGGAGGCTGAGAAAGCAGCTGATGAGAgtgagag AGGAATGAAGGTCATTGAAAACCGAGCCatgaaagatgaggaaaagatGGAGCTTCAGGAGATGCAGCTGAAGGAGGCCAAGCACATCGCTGAGGATTCAGACCGCAAATATGAGGAG GTGGCCAGGAAGCTGGTGATCCTGGAAGGAGAGCTGGAACGCTCAGAAGAGAGAGCTGAAGTGGCTGAGAG TAAATGTGGGGACCTAGAGGAGGAGCTGAAAATTGTTACCAACAACTTGAAATCCCTGGAAGCCCAAGCAGACAAG TATTCCACCAAAGAAGATAAATATGAAGAGGAGATCAAACTGCTGGAGGAGAAGCTAAAGGAG GCTGAGACCCGAGCAGAGTTTGCCGAAAGGTCTGTGGCAAAATTGGAGAAAACCATTGATGACCTGGAAG atgAAGTCTATGCACAGAAGATGAAGTACAAGGCCATCAGCGAGGAGCTGGACAACGCACTCAATGACATcacctctctctga
- the CA9 gene encoding carbonic anhydrase 9 isoform X1, which yields MALLCPSPWLPLLIPTPASGPTVQLLLLLLLLVPTQPQSLPRMQRTPSMGGDSSGEDDPLGKEDLSSEEDPPGEEDPPGMKTESGEEDSLKLEDLPTGETPRDTQVPQNNHRNNKGDDHSHWRYGGGPPWPQMSPACAGRFQSPVDIRPEHAVFFPALRPPQLLGFELSSLPKLHLRNNGHTVQLTLPPGMEMGLGPGREYRALQLHLHWGAAGRPGSEHTVGGQHFPAEIHVVHLSTAFAKVDDALGRPGGLAVLAAFLQEGPEENSAYEQLLSHLEEIAVEDSEIWVPGLDVSALLPSDLSHYFRYEGSLTTPPCAQGVIWTVFNQTVRLSAKQLHTLYSSLWGPEDSRLQLNFRAMQPLNGRIIEASFPIGVEQTVKPVHLNSCLAAGDILALIFGILFAVTSIAFFVQMRRQQRHPTGTNGSVSYHPAEVTETVA from the exons TCCCAGGATGCAGAGGACTCCCTCCATGGGAGGAGATTCGTCTGGGGAAGATGATCCACTGGGCAAGGAGGACCTGTCCAGTGAAGAGGATCCACCTGGAGAGGAGGACCCACCTGGAATGAAGACAGAATCAGGAGAAGAAGACTCTCTGAAATTAGAGGATCTACCTACTGGTGAGACTCCCAGGGACACTCAAGTGCCCCAGAATAATCACAGGAACAACAAAG GGGATGACCACAGTCATTGGCGCTATGGAG GCGGCCCACCCTGGCCCCAGATGTCCCCAGCCTGCGCTGGTCGCTTCCAGTCCCCGGTAGATATCCGCCCGGAGCACGCCGTATTTTTCCCCGCCCTGCGACCCCCGCAACTCCTTGGCTTTGAGCTCTCGTCACTCCCCAAACTGCACCTGCGCAACAACGGCCACACGG TGCAGCTGACTCTGCCTCCCGGAATGGAGATGGGCCTGGGTCCCGGGCGGGAGTACCGGGCGCTGCAGCTGCATCTGCACTGGGGGGCTGCTGGTCGCCCGGGTTCGGAGCACACGGTTGGCGGCCAACATTTCCCCGCCGAG ATCCACGTGGTTCACCTTAGCACTGCATTTGCCAAAGTTGACGACGCCTTGGGGCGCCCAGGGGGCCTGGCCGTGTTGGCTGCCTTTCTGCAG GAAGGTCCAGAAGAAAACAGCGCCTATGAGCAGTTGCTGTCGCATTTGGAAGAGATCGCTGTGGAAG ACTCAGAGATTTGGGTGCCAGGACTGGATGTATCTGCACTGCTGCCCTCCGACCTCAGCCACTACTTCCGATATGAGGGCTCTCTGACCACACCCCCCTGTGCCCAGGGGGTCATCTGGACTGTGTTCAACCAGACAGTGAGGCTGAGTGCTAAGCAG CTCCACACCCTCTATAGCTCACTGTGGGGACCTGAGGACTCTCGGCTACAGCTGAACTTTCGAGCCATGCAGCCTTTGAATGGGCGAATCATTGAAGCCTCCTTCCCTATTGGAGTGGAGCAGACTGTTAAGCCAG tcCACCTGAATTCCTGCCTTGCTGCTG GTGACATTCTGGCCCTGATTTTTGGAATCCTCTTTGCGGTCACCAGCATCGCCTTCTTTGTGCAAATGAGAAGGCAGCAAAG ACACCCAACTGGGACCAATGGCAGTGTTAGCTACCACCCAGCAGAAGTCACCGAAACTGTTGCCTAG